The Amycolatopsis sp. 195334CR genome window below encodes:
- a CDS encoding AlpA family transcriptional regulator yields the protein MAAKRQHLTIAALCEELEISRRTFYEWRAKKRAPRCIKLPNGEIRVRRIDLDNWLDTCEEAA from the coding sequence ATGGCTGCCAAACGCCAGCACCTCACCATTGCCGCGCTCTGCGAAGAACTGGAAATCTCCCGCCGCACCTTCTACGAGTGGCGCGCCAAGAAGCGCGCGCCCCGCTGCATCAAGCTCCCGAACGGCGAGATCCGAGTCCGGCGAATCGACCTCGACAACTGGCTGGACACGTGCGAGGAGGCCGCCTGA
- a CDS encoding tyrosine-type recombinase/integrase, with translation MDTSYNVRIWKIEKYAGKRKTTYRVRWLVGGKKFGESFETYALADSFRSRLVTASRDGLAFDVVTGLPVSMIRTTETMTWFDFACKYADMKWPDSSPKYRKSLAESLMTITVPMLKGTVPVEPRTLRTALKIAFNTKARDNEHPSEVQHAIAQASRASRRVDELTNPDVLRTLLRALDLRLDGERAAANTVRIRRVTLGNAVDYAIEKKLLTANPLQEVKTKKRKFVLHEVDPKSVVNTMQGRMLLEAVNEVSKQGPRLVAFFGLMYYAALRPEEVTNLSKHNLSLPEKGWGDLHLEGARPEIGREWTDSGTANELAPLKHREKDIGRTVPCPPALTELLHEHMARFGTARDGRLFRGARDGGRVGSTVYGRVWAAARERVFTPEIAAGPLAKRPYDLRHAAVSTWLNGGVEPTRVAKWAGHSLSVLLRVYAKCLDGGEQAARDRVERALDGL, from the coding sequence ATGGACACGAGCTACAACGTCCGAATCTGGAAGATCGAAAAGTACGCCGGGAAGCGCAAGACCACCTACCGCGTCCGGTGGCTCGTGGGCGGCAAGAAGTTCGGCGAGTCCTTCGAGACCTACGCCCTGGCGGACAGCTTCCGTTCTCGCCTGGTCACTGCGTCACGCGACGGGTTGGCATTCGACGTCGTGACTGGGCTGCCCGTCTCGATGATTCGGACCACCGAGACCATGACGTGGTTCGACTTCGCCTGCAAGTACGCCGACATGAAGTGGCCGGACTCGTCACCCAAGTACCGGAAGTCGCTCGCGGAATCGTTGATGACCATCACGGTTCCGATGCTGAAGGGGACGGTTCCGGTCGAACCGCGGACCTTGCGCACGGCACTGAAGATCGCCTTCAACACCAAGGCCCGCGACAACGAGCACCCGAGCGAGGTTCAGCACGCGATCGCGCAGGCAAGCCGAGCAAGCCGGCGAGTGGACGAGCTGACCAACCCGGATGTCCTGCGCACCTTGCTCCGCGCTCTCGATCTCCGGCTGGACGGTGAGCGGGCAGCCGCGAATACGGTTCGAATCCGGCGGGTGACGTTGGGGAACGCCGTGGACTACGCGATTGAGAAGAAGCTACTCACGGCGAATCCGCTGCAGGAGGTGAAGACCAAGAAGCGGAAGTTCGTACTGCACGAGGTCGACCCGAAGTCCGTGGTCAACACGATGCAGGGGCGGATGTTGCTCGAAGCCGTGAACGAGGTCAGCAAGCAGGGACCCCGGCTGGTCGCGTTCTTCGGGCTCATGTACTACGCGGCCTTGCGACCGGAGGAAGTGACCAACCTCAGCAAGCACAACCTGTCGTTGCCGGAGAAGGGTTGGGGAGATCTCCACTTGGAAGGCGCCCGGCCCGAGATCGGTCGGGAGTGGACGGACTCCGGCACCGCGAACGAACTGGCTCCGCTGAAGCATCGGGAGAAGGACATTGGCCGAACGGTGCCCTGTCCACCTGCGCTCACCGAGCTGCTTCACGAGCACATGGCCAGGTTCGGCACAGCACGAGACGGACGCCTGTTTCGCGGCGCACGCGACGGCGGCCGGGTGGGCAGCACGGTCTACGGCCGTGTGTGGGCAGCAGCTCGGGAGCGCGTCTTCACGCCGGAGATAGCCGCCGGCCCACTCGCCAAGCGACCGTATGACCTACGCCACGCCGCGGTGTCGACGTGGCTCAACG